One window from the genome of Amaranthus tricolor cultivar Red isolate AtriRed21 chromosome 9, ASM2621246v1, whole genome shotgun sequence encodes:
- the LOC130823712 gene encoding cyanidin 3-O-glucoside 5-O-glucosyltransferase (acyl-glucose)-like, with amino-acid sequence MAKLLFVISIILIHFVQQCTLKVEGYTRADFPSDFIFGSGTSAYQVEGAATEDGRTRSIYDTWAFQVTGEYAGDVACDEYHKYKEDVQLMVETGVDAYRFSISWTRLIPNGTGAINQKGVDYYNNLINELIKNGIQPHVTLLQFDFPQVLQDAYGGWMDQQMVMDFTAYAEVCFKEFGDRVLHWTTINEPIAVVLLFYDDLNPYIAAHNLLLGHASVVNLYRQKFQEKQNGSIGLNQHARWFLPATNTKRDIMACERASMFVNDWFTHPIVYGDYPNKMKLYLGTKLPSFTKEESKLVKGSFDFIAINCYTASIVEDDPQASSFLLCFKAKCNDKVIGGKFIQGALEHLKQVYGNPPVYIHENGLRTFRNVSFNDTSRITYLNASIGSMLDSLRNGSNVKGYFQWSFLDLFEFSQHNEYGFGLYYVDLQSSELRRYPKRSALWYSNFLKGKPSQSYLASE; translated from the exons GTAGAGGGGGCAGCAACTGAGGATGGAAGGACACGAAGTATTTATGACACTTGGGCCTTTCAAG TTACGGGGGAATACGCAGGAGACGTTGCATGTGATGAGTATCATAAATACAAG GAAGATGTTCAGTTGATGGTAGAAACAGGAGTGGATGCATATAGATTCTCCATTTCATGGACAAGACTGATCCCAA ATGGAACAGGAGCAATTAATCAAAAAGGAGTTGACTATTACAATAATCTCATCAATGAACTAAtcaaaaacg GAATTCAACCCCATGTAACATTGCTACAATTTGATTTCCCACAAGTACTTCAAGATGCTTATGGAGGATGGATGGATCAACAAATGGT GATGGATTTTACAGCTTATGCAGAAGTGTGTTTCAAAGAATTTGGAGACAGAGTTTTACATTGGACAACAATTAACGAGCCAATTGCTGTTGTTCTTTTGTTTTATGATGATTTAAATCCATATATTGCTGCTCACAACCTTTTACTTGGCCATGCATCAGTAGTCAACCTATACAGACAAAAGTTTCAG GAAAAGCAAAATGGATCCATTGGGCTGAATCAACATGCAAGATGGTTTCTTCCTGCTACTAACACAAAACGTGATATAATGGCATGTGAGAGAGCTAGTATGTTTGTAAACGATTG GTTTACTCATCCCATTGTGTATGGAGATTATCCTAATAAAATGAAACTATATTTGGGAACAAAACTTCCATCATTTACTAAGGAAGAAAGCAAGTTAGTGAAAGGTTCATTTGACTTTATAGCAATCAACTGCTATACTGCTTCTATAGTTGAAGACGATCCCCAAGCTTCATCTTTTCTATTGTGCTTCAAAGCTAAATGCAATG ATAAAGTTATTGGAGGAAAG TTCATACAAGGTGCACTAGAGCATTTGAAACAAGTTTATGGCAATCCTCCAGTCTATATACATGAAAATG GTTTACGGACTTTTCGTAATGTATCATTCAACGACACATCAAGAATCACTTATCTAAATGCTTCTATTGGAAGCATGTTAGATTCCTTGAG GAATGGATCAAATGTAAAAGGATATTTCCAATGGTCGTTTTTGGATTTGTTCGAGTTTTCACAACACAACGAATATGGATTTGGGTTATATTACGTTGATTTACAAAGCTCAGAATTGAGAAGGTATCCTAAGAGATCTGCGCTTTGGTATTCCAATTTTCTAAAGGGAAAGCCTTCTCAATCATATCTTGCATCCGaataa